Part of the Deltaproteobacteria bacterium genome is shown below.
CTCCGCGATTTTCGAATCGCCGCCGAGCCTCTCCAGGGTCAAGGTCTCCTGGACGCCTGGGCTGAACGTCCCCGTGCGGTGCGTCCACTGCGAAAACGCGCCTTGCCTTCTTGCCTGCCCCGTCGGGGCCGTCGAGGAAGACGCCGCAGACGGCACGGTGCAGGTGCGGGAGGAAAAGTGCATCGGCTGCTTCACCTGCCTGCTCGTCTGTCCCTACGGCGCGGTCCGCCTTTCCTTCGACAGGAAAAAGGCGCACAAATGCGACGGGTGCAGGGACCGGCTGCGGGACGGGCTCGATCCCGCCTGCGTGTCCGGATGCCCGACCAAGGCGCTTTCGTTCGCCGATTTCGACGAAATCGCTGCGAAAAAGATCCTCGACACCGCCGCGCGGGAGACGGCCGCACTTGCCCAGGCGGCCGCCGCCGCTGCCCGGGAACGATCCTCACTCGAACGAATCCTCGAGATGCGGAAGGAGATGGGAAATGGCTGAGAAGACCGGACGGACGGATTACGCGAATCCGGGCGACATTGAACTTGTCGGGAAGGCCGAAAAGGAAAATATTCCGCTGGGGACCGACCGGCTGAAAAAGATGATGCCCCAATGCGGATTCGGAGAACTGGGAACGTGCTGCGTCCAGTGCTACCTCGGCCCCTGCCGGATCGACCCCTTCGAAGGCGGGCCGAAACTGGGCGTCTGCGGCGCGAACGCCGACGTGATCGTCGCCCGGAACTTCCTTAGGGCCGCGGTCGGCGGGGCTTCATCCCACGCGGGCCACGCACGGGAGCTGGCCATCCTGCTGCTGGAGGTCGCGGAAGGGAAAGCGCCGGGTTACCTTATCCGCGACGAGGCGAAGCTCCTGTCGGTCGCGGCCCGCCTCGGCGTCGCGGTCGACGGCAGGCCGCCCGAAGCCATCGCCGCCGACCTTGCGCGGAAGGCGATCGAGGACTTCGGCAGGCAGGACGGAAAGCC
Proteins encoded:
- a CDS encoding 4Fe-4S dicluster domain-containing protein; the encoded protein is MKKVALDPRKCTACRTCELQCSIAHSLSGDIFSAIFESPPSLSRVKVSWTPGLNVPVRCVHCENAPCLLACPVGAVEEDAADGTVQVREEKCIGCFTCLLVCPYGAVRLSFDRKKAHKCDGCRDRLRDGLDPACVSGCPTKALSFADFDEIAAKKILDTAARETAALAQAAAAAARERSSLERILEMRKEMGNG